A single region of the candidate division KSB1 bacterium genome encodes:
- the gcvPA gene encoding aminomethyl-transferring glycine dehydrogenase subunit GcvPA, with amino-acid sequence MRYIPNTPDDRAAMLRDIGVSAFEDLLSAIPGNLRLNRPLNLPDGKSEFDVKSIMRSLARKNLNTVDHTSFLGAGSYDHYVPTAVNTLSLRSEYVTAYTPYQPEVAQATLQVIYEFQSMICELYGMEAANASMYDGGTALAEAIMLAAAQTRRTNILCPPNVHPLYLRVARTLVEPQGITLQPVPLRDGGIDRAALESLLNGGIAAVVVQYPNFFGIVEDISPFITAAQANGALAIVVADPLAMGVLEPPGSFGADIVVGEGQSLGNLQSYGGPYLGLFACKANLIRRMPGRIVGVTRDVDGRRGFVLTLQTREQHIRRDKATSNICTNEGLCATRATFYMSMLGPRGLASVGEACLHRCAYLRQQLTGIPGVHLAFGGPHFKEFAIRLDKSVEGFLHYMAERKVLAGVPLKWFGLRMDDSLLVAVTETKSLEDLDGFAAGVKQYLEGGK; translated from the coding sequence ATGCGTTACATTCCGAATACCCCCGATGATCGCGCGGCGATGCTTCGCGACATCGGGGTCTCTGCTTTTGAAGACCTGCTGAGCGCGATCCCGGGAAATCTGCGTCTCAATCGGCCGCTGAATCTGCCGGACGGGAAGTCTGAGTTCGATGTGAAGTCGATCATGCGTTCGCTGGCTCGCAAGAACCTGAACACTGTTGACCATACGAGCTTCCTCGGCGCGGGCAGTTACGATCATTACGTTCCGACCGCGGTCAACACGCTTTCGCTGCGCAGCGAGTACGTAACCGCCTACACTCCCTACCAGCCCGAGGTCGCCCAGGCGACCCTTCAAGTCATCTACGAGTTCCAGTCGATGATCTGCGAGCTCTATGGCATGGAAGCGGCGAATGCAAGTATGTACGACGGCGGCACCGCCTTGGCCGAGGCGATCATGTTGGCCGCGGCTCAGACTCGCCGCACGAACATCCTCTGCCCGCCGAATGTTCATCCGCTGTATCTGCGTGTCGCCCGCACGCTGGTCGAGCCTCAGGGTATTACGCTGCAGCCCGTGCCCCTGCGCGACGGTGGCATCGATCGCGCGGCGTTGGAGTCCCTGCTGAACGGCGGAATCGCGGCGGTCGTCGTACAATACCCGAACTTCTTCGGAATTGTCGAAGATATTTCCCCGTTCATCACGGCGGCACAAGCGAACGGCGCCCTCGCGATTGTCGTTGCGGATCCGCTGGCCATGGGCGTGCTCGAACCGCCGGGATCGTTCGGCGCGGATATTGTGGTGGGCGAAGGGCAATCCCTCGGCAACCTCCAGTCCTACGGCGGACCGTATCTTGGGCTGTTCGCGTGCAAGGCGAATCTCATCCGCCGCATGCCCGGCCGCATCGTCGGCGTGACTCGCGATGTGGATGGCCGCCGCGGATTCGTGCTGACTTTGCAGACTCGCGAGCAGCACATCCGCCGTGACAAAGCAACCTCAAATATTTGCACTAACGAAGGCCTCTGCGCAACCCGTGCTACCTTCTACATGTCCATGCTTGGACCGCGCGGCCTCGCCTCGGTCGGCGAGGCTTGCTTGCATCGTTGCGCGTACCTCCGGCAGCAACTCACCGGCATTCCCGGGGTTCACCTGGCCTTCGGCGGGCCGCATTTCAAGGAGTTCGCCATTCGCCTGGACAAGAGTGTCGAGGGGTTTCTTCATTACATGGCGGAGCGCAAGGTCCTGGCGGGCGTGCCGCTGAAATGGTTCGGTCTGAGAATGGACGACTCCCTGCTTGTAGCAGTCACGGAAACGAAATCGCTTGAGGACTTGGACGGCTTCGCGGCCGGTGTGAAGCAGTATCTGGAAGGGGGGAAGTGA
- the gcvPB gene encoding aminomethyl-transferring glycine dehydrogenase subunit GcvPB — MQSESQLIFELSRPGRVGYDVPSTPREILAAQVPDLPRRKVPPKLPEVSENLVVRHYTNLSTRNHHIDKDFYPLGSCTMKYNPKINDELAGIPGFGGLHPFQMTNTAQGALEVLQRLSDALLEVTGMDAITLQPAAGAQGELTALLMFRAYHQKHGGRPRRRVIIPDSAHGTNPASIVIAGYEVTELKSGADGLTDIQALKSALSDDVAALMITNPNTVGLFESRIAEIIELVHSVGGLVYMDGANLNAMLGVSRPGDMGFDACHINLHKTFSTPHGGGGPGSGPVAVKSSLAPFLPSPVINTRDGVHWWDWNRPDSIGHVHSFYGNFGMHVRALAYVLSMGGDGLRAISENAIINANYLRVKLSGTYEVAYDRPCTHEVILSGDRQKARGAKTLDIAKRLLDYGYHPPTVYFPLIVHEALMLEPTESESRETLDEFIQVMLEIDREITRDPELLKSAPHTTPVRRLDEAGAARNLDIRYTAK, encoded by the coding sequence CTGCAATCGGAATCTCAACTGATCTTCGAGCTCAGCCGCCCCGGTCGGGTCGGCTACGATGTCCCCTCGACGCCGCGCGAGATCCTCGCCGCGCAAGTCCCGGACCTGCCCCGCCGCAAGGTTCCGCCGAAGCTGCCCGAAGTCAGTGAGAACCTCGTCGTCCGTCACTATACGAATCTCTCCACCCGCAATCATCACATCGACAAGGATTTCTATCCGCTCGGGTCGTGTACCATGAAGTACAACCCGAAGATCAACGATGAACTGGCCGGTATCCCGGGCTTTGGCGGACTGCATCCCTTCCAGATGACAAATACGGCGCAGGGTGCGTTGGAAGTTCTGCAACGGCTCTCCGATGCTCTGCTGGAAGTGACAGGCATGGACGCGATCACCCTTCAGCCCGCGGCGGGTGCGCAAGGCGAGTTGACCGCGTTGTTGATGTTTCGGGCATATCACCAGAAGCACGGAGGGCGCCCGCGCCGGCGGGTGATCATTCCCGACAGCGCACACGGCACCAATCCGGCGTCCATCGTGATCGCGGGCTACGAAGTCACGGAACTGAAGTCGGGCGCCGACGGTCTGACGGATATACAGGCACTGAAGTCGGCGCTGTCGGACGACGTTGCCGCGTTGATGATCACCAATCCGAATACCGTTGGACTGTTCGAATCCCGTATCGCAGAAATCATCGAGCTGGTTCACAGCGTCGGCGGTTTGGTCTATATGGACGGCGCGAATCTCAATGCGATGCTGGGCGTATCCCGTCCGGGCGACATGGGATTCGACGCCTGTCATATCAATTTGCACAAGACCTTTTCGACTCCGCATGGTGGCGGCGGTCCCGGCAGTGGTCCGGTCGCGGTTAAGTCAAGCCTCGCTCCGTTTCTCCCGAGTCCCGTCATCAATACCAGAGACGGTGTGCATTGGTGGGATTGGAATCGCCCGGATTCCATTGGTCACGTCCACTCGTTCTACGGCAATTTCGGCATGCACGTCCGCGCACTCGCCTATGTCCTGTCCATGGGCGGCGATGGCCTGCGGGCGATCAGCGAGAATGCCATCATCAACGCCAACTATTTGCGCGTCAAACTTAGCGGCACGTACGAAGTTGCCTATGACCGGCCGTGCACTCACGAGGTCATCTTGTCGGGCGATCGCCAGAAGGCACGTGGGGCGAAGACGCTGGACATCGCCAAGCGGCTGCTGGACTACGGCTATCATCCGCCGACGGTATATTTCCCGCTCATCGTGCACGAGGCGCTGATGCTCGAACCGACCGAATCGGAATCGCGGGAAACGCTGGACGAGTTCATCCAGGTCATGCTCGAGATTGACCGCGAGATCACCCGCGATCCGGAGTTGCTCAAGAGCGCTCCGCACACAACTCCCGTTCGCCGGCTTGACGAGGCGGGAGCGGCGCGCAATCTCGACATTCGCTACACCGCGAAATAA